The genomic DNA AGCCAAGAGCTAAAAGCTAAAAGCTAAAAGCTAAAAGCTGCTCCTCAATCCATCCCATGATGTTCTTGCCCGTGCTCGACCGCCCAAATATCTGCCGGTTTCTGCTCATACGGATAAACGTGCACCATCCAGTTGAAGATGATTGGATAGAACTTCCCTCCCGCCGCATCGCACTCTTCCTGGGTTGCGATGGAACCAGCCAATCCAAAGCGCGGATTCTTGGTAAGCATCGCTCGTTCCTGGCCCTTCGGAGGCGCGCAGAGATTCACGTGTTCGTGCCACTGCGCCACACTGAGCGGAATGCGCTGGTTCAAGTCGTCTTCGCTGAAGCGCTTGGGTGCGGTATACATCGCACCTACCAGCGTGTAGTCATCGCCATGCTTTTCATAGAGCAAAGACGTAGGGTGCAGAGGATTGAATTTAAATGTCGCCTCAAAGGCGTAGCTGTAGTTCGTGAAATGCTTCATGGGAGTCGGTATCTGCGGCTGAAAAATCTGGAAGCCATCGGCCAGCGCAACCTTGAAGTCTTTATATTTTTCGATGGCGCCGCGAAGCTGCTCAACAACTGCGTCTGCCTTTTTCTGGTCATCAGGATTGGCCGGCCGTAGGCTTGTCATCTTCATATGCGGGCCCATGTCCATGTGCTTGCTCGACATTGAGTTCATGGTATGTGCCATCTCATCGTCGCCCGCGGGCTTATTGGAAGACGAATTCGACATATCCATGCCCGCCATGTCTCCCTTGGAATTCGATGTCTGCTGTGCCTGCACTCCAGCCGTAAGCGCCAAAGCTGTAACCGTCAATAGAATCAGTGCGCGCTTGTTCATGGTTATCCCCCTACATATAGACGTATGTCCCTAGCATGAAATAACACAGCTCAAGACGATCCGTGTCGGTTTTTTACATAACTTTACCGTTACGTTGGTAACCATGGCACTGCCCCCACATCTACGGGATTGTTTCACGCTATTCCTTTGTTCTTGCAGTCTGAAGCACCACTCCCAGGCCGATATAAACTACTTGGTCTGCTCTTTGGCGTTTATTCTCGTGGTGATTTGCATGGCAGCAAGCTTCAACGCAGTCATAAAGATTCGAGGTATCAATCCTTTCATCTTGGTCAGTACTTCGCGAGCCAATGCCGTCAAACCTGGCTGGCGCAAGCCGCTCCCGGTCCGGGTGCGCCTCAATGGCAAACCTGCAAATGGGTGGCGCATCAACATGATGCCGGTGGGCAATGGAAGCTTCTATCTATACCTGCACGGTGATGTTCGAAAGGCATCGGGTACAGCGGTGGGAGATCGCGTGCGTGTGGAGATCGACTTCGACGCCAGCTATCGACCTCAACATCCCATGCCCGGATGGTTCAAGCAGGCACTCGCCGCCAATCCGCGAGCGAAGAAAAACTGGGCCGCGTTGATCCCAAGCCGCAAAAAAGAGATACTCCGCTATTTCTCACATCTCCGTTCGCCGGATGCTCGCGCCCGGAACCTTGCCAGAGCCCTCCACGCGCTATCAGGCAACGCCGGCCGATTCATGGGTCGTTCCTGGAACAGCGGCTCATAAGCCCCCATTCCTTGTTTTTGCGTATGTGGAATATCAGCGACTCCAAAAGCAAACACTTTCTTATGAACCCAACGATCCAACATCTCAGCAAGGCTCGTATAATTTAGAGAAGGAGTTGGGTTATGGAAAAAGCTACATTTGGCGCTGGATGCTTCTGGGGTGTAGAAGAAACCTTTCGCAAAATCAACGGAGTAAAAGATACGGCCGTGGGCTACACTGGCGGCACTCTGCAAGATCCGACGTACAAAGACGTGTGCACCAATGAAAGCGGACATGCCGAGGTCGTGCAGGTGACCTACGATCCCTCCGAGGTCTCCTACGACCAACTCCTCGATGTCTTCTGGAACGCGCACAACCCCACTACTCTCAACCGCCAGGGGCCCGACTGGGGCACGCAATATCGTTCTGTCATTTTCTTCCACTCGCCCGAGCAGGAAGCCGCCGCCCGGGCTTCGAAAGAAAAGCTTGAGAAATCTGGCCGCTTCAACCGGCCTATTGTGACCCAAATCGTTCCTGCCGTCGTTTTCTATCGCGCCGAGGAGTATCACCAACGCTATCTGGAAAAACGCGGCGTCTCTTCCTGCCATATTTGAGGCCTGGGAAGGGACAACTTTTTCAACGGAATGGGGTTAAAATTCTCATTATGTGCGCCGAATTGTCCCCCTCTCGCACCCCCTCGCGTAAGCTATGTATTCTCCTAGTGCTTGCCCTGACGGGTTTCTTTTCGCTGGCGGCACAGGCAGCCGACGGTAAATCCCAGAAATCACGTACTTCTTCTGGTTCCAATCTTTCCGAGCACGAGCGGGCACTGCACGTCTTGAACCGGATCACCTTTGGGCCACGCCCCGGAGATATTGAGAAGGTATTGGCTGTCGGAGTGGATAACTGGATCGAGCAGCAGCTACAGCCCGAGAAGATCCCGAATGCTGTGCTTGATTCCAAGCTTGCTCCCTATCGCACCCTGCAAATGCAGCCTCGAGACATGCTGCAGAGCTTCCCCAACGGCAACATGATTACCGAAGCAGCACAAGGCAAACGGCCTCTGCCCTCCGATCCTATTCAGTATGGATTGTGGGAGGTCCAGGTGACTCGTTACAAACAACAGCAGCAACAGCAACAACAGAGCGTTGCAGCTACGGCCGCTCCCATGTCACCCGAGGATGCCGCCAAAAAAGCTGCCGCCGATAAGGCCGCGCAAGACGCAGCCGCCCAGCAGGCAAAAGACGTTGCCCACCACATTGCGCAGGTGCTGTTGAGTTTGCCACGCGAGAAGCGCATGTCCACGCTGATGCTGTTGCCGGTCGGCGACCGCCTGGCTTTCTCCAGCAGTTTGCCCAACGATGACCGCGACCGGCTCATAGCTGATTTCTCTCCTGCCGACCGCGAAATTTACTATGCCTTGAGCAATCCCACCGGCGTCGTGATCTCTGAGCTGCAGCAGGCAAAAATTCTGCGCGCCGTCTATAGCGAACGCCAGCTTGAAGAGGTGATGACCGATTTCTGGTTCAACCACTTCAACGTCTATTTGAACAAGGATATTGATAATTATCTGGTGACCAGCTACGAGCGCGATGCCATCCGCGCGCATGCTCTGGGTAAGTTTCACGATCTTTTGCTGGCGACGGCGCAGAGCCCGGCCATGCTGTATTACCTCGATAATTGGGTGAGCATGGGTCCAGATTCAATCGCCGCCGGCGTGAAACCCGGCCAGCCTCCCAAGCCCAACACCGCCAATAAAGGATTGAATGAAAATTACGCGCGCGAGTTGATGGAGCTGCACACGCTGGGCGTGAACGGCGGTTACACTCAGGCCGATGTCACCCAGGTAGCGCGTGTCTTCACCGGCTGGACCTTCCAGCAGCCCCAGCAGAATATGGCGCCAGGGCAAGCCCCCGGCTTCTTGTTCGATCCCAAAAGGCATGAGCCCGGACCAAAGACTGTGCTCGGTCATACCATCAAAGAGGGCGGCATAGACGAAGGTATGCAGGTGCTCGACATGCTCTCCAAGAGTCCGGCGACCGCGAAATTTGTTTGCACCAAGCTGGCCAAACGTTTCGTCAGTGACGATCCGCCGCCTGCTCTCGTAAAAGAAATGTCGGCCACATTTTTATCGAGCGATGGTGACATCCGTGCGGTCCTGCGCACCATGTTCCACTCCAAAGAGTTCTGGTCGCCGGCCATCTATCGCAAGAAGGTGAAGACCCCGCTGGAATTCGTCGCCTCGGCGCTGCGCGCTACCGGGACCGACGTACAGAATCCCGGCGCAGCGGTGCAGGCCCTGGCCAAGATGGGCATGCCTCTCTATCAGATGGCGCCGCCCACCGGCTACTCCACTGCGGCCGATGTCTGGATGAACTCCGATGCGCTGCTTGATCGCCTGAACTTCTCCCTCGCCCTGACCAGCGGCGGGCAGAATGGATTGAAATTCGATCCTCTGCGCGTGCTGACTCTCGGCCTGCTGACCCGGGCTCCCAAGGAAGAAATTGTTCCCGTCAACACCGCTGGCGGCAGTGACGCCGCCGTGGCTCTTATTGAGGATGCTCTCATCGGCGGCGAAACCTCAAAGACCACGAATGAAGCCATCCACAAGGAGATCAACGACCCGCAAATTTCGGCTCATCTCTCCGACGATCCGGGGAAGGCTCTCAGCACAATTATCGGCTTGGCCCTGGGATCACCCGAATTCCAGTTGCGCTAAAAGCAGTACTCAGTACTCAGTGGAAGCAAAAGCTCTTTGTATTTCAGGCTGTTTTATCCTCTGCGTTTCTCTGCGTCCTCTGCGGTCAAGCTTCTTGTCTTTTGCTGAGTACCGAGTACTGAGGACTGAGTACTACTTGCTTTCCCCCCGCGATTCCAGTATCTTGCCCCATTCAGGCCCTTTATCCCAGGCAAGTTATTCATGACCCCAGTTGAGCCATCCAGGCACCCTAACTATTTGAGGAAGTTGCGCAGGCTTCTGCGCGAAGTCTCCGAGCAGCCGCTTCCTGAGCGGGTGCATCAGCTCCGCACTACCATTCGGCGCACCGAGACGTTCCTTAACTCTCATGACCTTTCCGAAAAGCAGGATGTCAAAAAGTTGCTGCAGCAGCTTGCCAAGCTGCGCCGGCGTGCGGGGCGTGTGCGTGACGTTGATGTGCAGACTCTTGCTTTGCGCACCGTGCATATTGGCCGGCAAGAGGAGACCAAAATCCGCCTCCTGGCCGAGTTACGCGAGCAGCGCAGCAAGCAGGAGAAAAAGCTGCAGGCTGGCATCGAAGATAAGTTTTCTCCCCGCATGCGCGAGCGTATGCGAAAAGTGGAATCGGTAATCGCCTTCGCCGGTGAATCCCCGCAAGCGGCCGGCAAGCGAAGCATGCTATCTCCCAACCGGTTATGGCGCGCGGTGCAGGATCTGGTTCTCACTGCCCGGGAAGCGCAGCCCTTCACGCCGCGCCGGCTGCACCAGTTCCGCATTCAGTGCAAGAAAACGCGTTATCTGGCGGAGATGCTTCCCGGAACCTCCGAGCTGTTGCAGCAACTCCGGACCATGCAGGATTCGATTGGCGACTGGCACGACTGGCTCACGTTGACCCAGAACGCCGCCAAAATTACAGGACCCGTGGAATCGGAGCTTCTGGCCCATCTGCAGAACGTTACCCAGGCTAAATTTGCTGATGCGGTCAGGGTTTGCAAGCGGATTGTCAGCGAGCTCGAAGCCGAATTGATTGCGCTCAAGCGTGCACCCGAGAACAACACTGGCTTGGAAAAGAAAAAAGCCGCGCCCGACAAGAACGCGCCCGACAAGAAGAAGACGACCACAGAAAATAAGAAGACACCATCAGCCGCAGGTGCTTCTGCAGACAAACAAGCCTCTCCTGCCGCCAGTTGACCTTCAACTCTCCGTGTCTCAGTGCCTCCGTGGTGAAATTCCTTTCTCCGCGCTCCTCCGCGTCCTCTGCGGTTTAATTTTGTTCCGCGTCTCCGCGGTGAGAGAACGGGCAATTCTTACCCGCAAGCCATGCCATCGTTCTGCACGGCCTAATTTAGTCACCTGTAGTCAATGACTTACAGTGCCTCAGTATGGCCTCGTAATTGCGTAGAGTCTTTATATATTTGCGGGGCAGTCCCTCACCCGCAGCAAGCGGCTCCAAAACTGGTTCTGTGGAGGTAGCTGTGGTATTTCCAAATGACAATGGCCTCTCTCATCTGCGAGGCCACCAACAAGTTCTTTTGTGCATCTGTAATTGCGAAGAGACATTAGCGATCAGGAAACTGGTTCTCGAAGCTTTTGGATACGAGGTCTTAACCACCGACGGCATTGATGGCATCAACACACTGGGCAATCAACCGGTGGATCTTGCCATTCTGGACTACCGTGCGCCCGGCACTAACGGAGAGCTCATCGCAATTAACGCAAAAATAATTCAGCCGTTAACTCCCATTTTGATGTTAGTGGATGAGCCCGCGACCGTTCCTGAGAGCGTGGCCAAGCTGATCCATGCGATCGTCACAAGAGAGGATTCTCCCGTGCATTTATTGGAAGAAATCGCACGGATCGTGCAAGCGGAATCCGGGACATCAGGCCGCGTCGGCACTGCGGAACGAGCAGCGTAACGCTGATTGGTAGAGACGTAGCTTGCTACGTCTCTGATGGTCTCGGAACGAAGCGAAGCAACTCGAAACTCGAAACTTGAAACTGTAGGTAAGCATGCGCCTGAATTTTCGACTGATCTTTTCGTTGATTCTGGTCCTGACGCTGGTTTCTCTTCTGTCTTCCTATTACCAGGTCAGGACGCAGCGCCAGGACCAGCGCCTCGACCTCGAGAAGCGCGCCGAGGTCCTCGCCGAGAGCCTGCAGGAAAGCATTGAGCCACAACTTGGCAGAAGTTCGCATGCCGAGCTGCAGCGCATCGTGGAGCGCTTCGGAAACCGCGAGCATCTCTTCGGCATCGGCATTTACGGACGTCACGATGAAGCCATCGCCGTCACCAGCAGCCTGGCCAAACGGCTGTCGAGCTTCCCGCCGTCGGTCACCGTCCCCCAAGACGACCGCGGACACGGCGTCTTCGTCAAACTTGCCGAACCCGCCGTAGGCGAAAACTCTGCCGGCGAAACTCCGGCCACCGAAACCCCGGTTTATGTTTACGTGCTGCCGATCCATGCGCGCGATAACAGCGCCGCAGGTTCGCTCGTAATTGTTCATGATGCCGGCTACATTCACTCGGAAAACGTCCGCCTGTGGCGTGATACTTTTCTGCGTCTGCTGGTCGAGCTGTTTCTGATCGCCGTCACCGTGCTGCTGATCGTGCAGTGGAGCATCTCCGGCCCCATCGCCCGCACCGCCCAATGGATGCAGGCCCTGCGCACCGGCAAAGGTTCTACTCGCCACGTCATGCCCGACCGCGATCTGCTCATGCCCCTGGCGCGCGAAGCCATTACGTTTGCTGAAACTCTGGCATCAGCGCGCGCAGTCGCCGAGCAGGAAGCCCGGCTGCGTGAAACCGCCGAATCCATCTGGACCCCCGAGCGCCTCGCCGTGCATGTGCGCAGCAGATTGAACGGCAGCCGCCTGTTCGTGGTTTCCAACCGCGAGCCTTACAGTCATATAAAAGATGGCAAGTCGGTAAAGGCCATCATTCCCGCCAGCGGCCTGGTCACTGCGATTGAGCCGATCCTGTGCGCCTGCGACGGCACCTGGGTCGCGCACGGATCGGGCGACGCCGACCGCGATACGGTTGACAGCCACGACCGCCTGCTCGTTCCTCCCGAAGATCCGCGCTACACGCTGCGCCGCGTCTGGCTCAGCAAAGAAGAGGAAGAAGGCTACTACTACGGATTCGCCAATGAAGGTCTCTGGCCGCTCTGCCACATCGCGCATACGCGTCCGCTCTTCCGCGCTCAGGACTGGCAGCGTTATCGCGAGGTCAACCAGCGCTTTGCCGCCTCCGTTCTCGAAGAGATGGCCGGCACCGAGCAGCCCGTGCTCCTCGTCCAGGACTACCACTTCGCCCTGCTGCCGCAACTGGTGAAGAAGAAGCGTCCCGACGCGCGCATTGCCATCTTCTGGCACATTCCCTGGCCGAATCCCGAGGCCTTTGGCATCTGCCCCTGGCAGAGCGAACTGCTCGACGGATTGCTCGGCGCCGATCTGGTGGGCTTCCATATCCAATCGCACTGCAACAATTTTCTCGAGACCGTGGACCGCGCCCTGGAATCGCGCATCGAGTGGGAGCGCTTCGCCGTCAACCGCGAAGGCCACCTGACCATCGTGCGCCCGTTTCCCATCAGCGTTGGATTCACGGAAACCCCGCAACCGCCGCCAGAATCCGGCGACTCCGCCGACCAGGAGCGCGCCGCGCTGCTGAAAGAGCTGGGCGTCGAAGCGCTCTTCCTGGGCGTGGGCGTGGACCGCGTGGATTACACCAAGGGAATCCTCGAACGCTTCTGGGCCATCGAGCGCTTCCTCGAAAAGTATCCGCGCTATCAGAAGCAGTTTACTTTTGTGCAGATCGGCGCGCCCAGCCGCACCCACATCAAGCGTTACCACGATTTTCTGGGAGAAGTCGAAGCCGTCGCCGACCGCATCAACTGGCGCTTCCAGACCAACAACTGGAAGCCCATCATCCTGCGCAAGCGCCACCACAGCCACCGCGAAATCGAGCGCTTCTACCGCGCCGCCAACCTGTGCCTGGTGACCTCGCTGCATGACGGCATGAACCTGGTGGCCAAAGAATTCCTGATGGCGCGCCAGGATGAAGACGGCGCGCTGATCCTGAGCCGCTTCACCGGCGCCTGTCGCGAGCTGCGCGATGCCCTGGTGGTGAACCCCTACGATACCGAAGAGATGGCCGATGCCATCCTGTTTGCCGTCGAGATGGAACCCGAAGAGCGCCGCGCCCGCATGCAACGCCTGCGCCGCGTAGTTAAGGAACAGAATATCTACCGCTGGGCCGGCAACCTCATAGGCGACCTGTGCGAAGTCCGCCCCGAGGTGGAGGGAAGCACGAAGGAGCGCCTGAAAGAAATAGCTTGAAGACAGTTGCAAGTTACAAGTTGCAAGTTACAAGTTACAAGTTGCCAGCCGCCAGCCGCCAGTTAAATACAGTTCTCAGAAAGCAGTTCTCAGTTCTCAGAAAGACCTTCGTGTGCCTTTGTGTCCTTTGTGGTTATATTTGTTTAAAGTGTCATCCTGAGCGTAGCCGCGCTTCGCGGCGAAGTCGTAAGGACCCCGAGGATATCTCATTCGCCCATGCCGCCGAAAGGCATTCTCTGAAGGATTTAGAAAATCAGCGTTGATCCGCGTTAATACGCGGCGAAAGTTTTGGCCTTTGCTTTGCTGAGTGCTGATTGCTGACTGCTGACGGTTTCTGCTAAAGTAGCCGAACCCCTTACAACACAATGAGGTCCTTCTTCTCACGTTCGCGCTACGAAGTTGCAGTTCCGGTGGGAGCGCCGCCGGCGATTTTCATTCCTTTGTATGCCGATGAGTTGCGCAAGAAGCTGGTATCGCTTCTGGGCCCGAGCGGATACGATATCCGCGTCGAAAAAGTCCGGAATGACAAATACAAGGTGGTTGTGCTGCGGGGAGCGCTCTCCGGCATGGAGGCCGTGGTCGAGATGAAGTCGTCGCTGGGCGCTCAGCCGTCGCAGGCCGAAATCCGCGTGGAAGCCAGCTCGAAGACTGAACGGATACTGATGAACATGCTCGCCGGCCTGGTGGTGCTGCTGGCCATACCAACCTTCCTCCTGCTGCTTCTTGCCCTGCGTTTGATTCTGGCCTTGATCGCCACTGTTATTGCCCTGATTCCGCTCATGATTGTTTGCGGCGCGCTGAACGCTGCTGTCATGTCCGTTCTTTATAAGCTCTACGGCAATGAGTTTGATTCCGACAGGCGCGTCGCCATTGCCGAGATGCTCAAGCAGGTCCCGGTCCCAGACCCGCTCGCCGCCTTCCGTGGAGCCGCCAAGCAAGGCAAAGCATCCGCGGGCGCCTGATCGCGTATGCCCTTTGAGCCCTTTGTGTCCTTTGGCGCCTGATCGCGCGTGCCCTTTATGGTTTATATTTTTTAAAAGTGTCATCCTGAGCGGAGCCGCGCTTCGCGGCGTAGTCGAAGGACCCCGAGGATGTCTCATTCGCCCATGCCGCCGCAAGGCATTCTCTGAAGGATTTGGAAAATCCGCATTAATCCGCGTCTATCCGCGGCGAAGGTTTGCCTTTGCTTTTGAAACTCGAAACTAGAAACCCGAAACTGCTTTTTTGTCATCCTGAGGGCCGGCTTTTTGGCCCGAAGGATCTTGCGGTTGCTTTTGCCGTTGCTTTTGAAACTCGAAACCTGAAACTGTTTTTGCCTTTCACGTGTAACCGTTCTTAAGGATTGTCATCCTGAGCGTAGCCGCGCTTCGCGGCGTAGTCGAAGGACCCCGAGGATTTCTCATTCGCCCATGCCGCCGCAAGGCATTCTCTGAAGGATTTGGAAAATCCGCGTTGATCCGCGTCTATCCGCGGCGAAAGGTTTGCCTTTGCTCTTGAAACTTGAAACTCGAAACTTGAAACTGTTTTTGCCTTTCACTTGCAACCGTTCTTAAGGATTGTCATCCTGAGCGTAGCCGCGCTTCGCGGCGAAGTCGAAGGACCCCGAGGATATCTCGGTCGCCCATGCCGCCGCAAGGCATTCTCTGAAGGATTTGGAAAATCCGTGTTGATCTGCGGCGAAAGATTTTGCGGTTGCTTTTGCC from Terriglobales bacterium includes the following:
- the msrA gene encoding peptide-methionine (S)-S-oxide reductase MsrA, translating into MEKATFGAGCFWGVEETFRKINGVKDTAVGYTGGTLQDPTYKDVCTNESGHAEVVQVTYDPSEVSYDQLLDVFWNAHNPTTLNRQGPDWGTQYRSVIFFHSPEQEAAARASKEKLEKSGRFNRPIVTQIVPAVVFYRAEEYHQRYLEKRGVSSCHI
- a CDS encoding DUF1800 domain-containing protein, with amino-acid sequence MLALTGFFSLAAQAADGKSQKSRTSSGSNLSEHERALHVLNRITFGPRPGDIEKVLAVGVDNWIEQQLQPEKIPNAVLDSKLAPYRTLQMQPRDMLQSFPNGNMITEAAQGKRPLPSDPIQYGLWEVQVTRYKQQQQQQQQSVAATAAPMSPEDAAKKAAADKAAQDAAAQQAKDVAHHIAQVLLSLPREKRMSTLMLLPVGDRLAFSSSLPNDDRDRLIADFSPADREIYYALSNPTGVVISELQQAKILRAVYSERQLEEVMTDFWFNHFNVYLNKDIDNYLVTSYERDAIRAHALGKFHDLLLATAQSPAMLYYLDNWVSMGPDSIAAGVKPGQPPKPNTANKGLNENYARELMELHTLGVNGGYTQADVTQVARVFTGWTFQQPQQNMAPGQAPGFLFDPKRHEPGPKTVLGHTIKEGGIDEGMQVLDMLSKSPATAKFVCTKLAKRFVSDDPPPALVKEMSATFLSSDGDIRAVLRTMFHSKEFWSPAIYRKKVKTPLEFVASALRATGTDVQNPGAAVQALAKMGMPLYQMAPPTGYSTAADVWMNSDALLDRLNFSLALTSGGQNGLKFDPLRVLTLGLLTRAPKEEIVPVNTAGGSDAAVALIEDALIGGETSKTTNEAIHKEINDPQISAHLSDDPGKALSTIIGLALGSPEFQLR
- a CDS encoding trehalose-6-phosphate synthase yields the protein MRLNFRLIFSLILVLTLVSLLSSYYQVRTQRQDQRLDLEKRAEVLAESLQESIEPQLGRSSHAELQRIVERFGNREHLFGIGIYGRHDEAIAVTSSLAKRLSSFPPSVTVPQDDRGHGVFVKLAEPAVGENSAGETPATETPVYVYVLPIHARDNSAAGSLVIVHDAGYIHSENVRLWRDTFLRLLVELFLIAVTVLLIVQWSISGPIARTAQWMQALRTGKGSTRHVMPDRDLLMPLAREAITFAETLASARAVAEQEARLRETAESIWTPERLAVHVRSRLNGSRLFVVSNREPYSHIKDGKSVKAIIPASGLVTAIEPILCACDGTWVAHGSGDADRDTVDSHDRLLVPPEDPRYTLRRVWLSKEEEEGYYYGFANEGLWPLCHIAHTRPLFRAQDWQRYREVNQRFAASVLEEMAGTEQPVLLVQDYHFALLPQLVKKKRPDARIAIFWHIPWPNPEAFGICPWQSELLDGLLGADLVGFHIQSHCNNFLETVDRALESRIEWERFAVNREGHLTIVRPFPISVGFTETPQPPPESGDSADQERAALLKELGVEALFLGVGVDRVDYTKGILERFWAIERFLEKYPRYQKQFTFVQIGAPSRTHIKRYHDFLGEVEAVADRINWRFQTNNWKPIILRKRHHSHREIERFYRAANLCLVTSLHDGMNLVAKEFLMARQDEDGALILSRFTGACRELRDALVVNPYDTEEMADAILFAVEMEPEERRARMQRLRRVVKEQNIYRWAGNLIGDLCEVRPEVEGSTKERLKEIA
- a CDS encoding YdeI/OmpD-associated family protein gives rise to the protein MAASFNAVIKIRGINPFILVSTSRANAVKPGWRKPLPVRVRLNGKPANGWRINMMPVGNGSFYLYLHGDVRKASGTAVGDRVRVEIDFDASYRPQHPMPGWFKQALAANPRAKKNWAALIPSRKKEILRYFSHLRSPDARARNLARALHALSGNAGRFMGRSWNSGS
- a CDS encoding CHAD domain-containing protein, whose protein sequence is MTPVEPSRHPNYLRKLRRLLREVSEQPLPERVHQLRTTIRRTETFLNSHDLSEKQDVKKLLQQLAKLRRRAGRVRDVDVQTLALRTVHIGRQEETKIRLLAELREQRSKQEKKLQAGIEDKFSPRMRERMRKVESVIAFAGESPQAAGKRSMLSPNRLWRAVQDLVLTAREAQPFTPRRLHQFRIQCKKTRYLAEMLPGTSELLQQLRTMQDSIGDWHDWLTLTQNAAKITGPVESELLAHLQNVTQAKFADAVRVCKRIVSELEAELIALKRAPENNTGLEKKKAAPDKNAPDKKKTTTENKKTPSAAGASADKQASPAAS